The genomic region TCAACATGGTCATCTCCGCCGACATGTCCGTGTGCGGCGTGTCGGCGGCGATCGCCACGGCGGCGGCTTGCCGCGCCAAACGCGAGGAACTGTCGGTCGCAATCGGCCTGTCGCTCGCCTTCACCGCGGCAATGATGGTCGCGATGCCCCCCGTCGTGAGATTGCTCGGCCTGGGGCCCGTCGTCGGCGGGGCCTGGATCGGCGGGACGATCGACTCGACCGGCGCCGTCGGAGTCGCGGGGGCGATGCTGGGGGATCAAGCCCTGCTGGTCGCGACGACCGTCAAGATGATCCAAAACGTGCTGATCGGGATCGTGGCCTTTGGCGTGGCGACCTACTGGGTCGCCTTCGTCGAGCGACAAGGCGGTGCGAAACCCGACGCTCGTGAAATCTGGAGAAGGATGCCTAAGTTCGTCCTAGGATTCCTGGCCGTCTCGGCCGCGTTCACCGCCGGTTCGTTGTCCTCGCCCGCCGGAGAGGAACTGGTTGCAGGCGCCACCGGCGCGACCGCCGTTCTCCGCGGTTGGTTCTTTGCCTTGGCGTTCGTGTCGATCGGGCTCGAGACGAACGTCTCCGTATTGCGACGCCAACTCGCCGGGGGCAAGGCCCTGGCGCTGTACGTGACGGGGCAAGGGCTGAATCTGGCGCTGACCCTGGCCGTCGCCTACGCCGCGTTCACCTGGTGGTTTCCCAATGCCGCGCAAACCCTGGACAAGTAACCGCACGGTTGCCGCAGTCGGCGTCTTGGCGCTTGCGCTCGTTTGGGGCGCGGCGTTGCCGCGCATCGCGACTCGCTGCGGTTACGCCCGCGCGATCGACGACCTCGTCGGCGTCGGCGTGGAGCCCAACGCCATGTACTACACCGAGCACCCCGGGGCCGCAACGTGGCGCCGCGAACTGTTGCGCGTCGCGACTGCCGCGTCTGACTCAAGCGGCGGCTAGCCCAATTGCCCTGCCTTAGTCGGACCGCGGCGTCAGGACGGGACAGGTCGCGGCTGACGTGAAATCGAACGAGACTACGGCTAGCCGCAGTGGCTGAATCGTTTCGACATTGATGAGGCCGTCGTGACGATCGACACGGCCGGCTGTCAGAAGGCGATCGCCGTCTCCGATCGTGCCGCAGGGAGGCGACGACGTCCTCATATTCCAGGGGGATCGCGGCCTACTTGTTGCCGACGACCGCCCCGGACGGGCTCCACGGCCGTTCCGGCGGGCAAGGACTCAAGACGAGCGGCGCCGTCGTTCTCGTCCGCGAAGAAAGCGGCTTCGATTCGCCCGGCGCTGCGGAAATAGGCAATATCGCTATCTCTCCGAAGCGGCCGCTCGGCCTGCCAATTGCCCAGGAAATTCGGCAAAGCAACCAAAAAGCCTGCGAGATTCGGCGATTCACCGCTAAATCCTGCTGAAGGGCGAGACAAGCTGAGAATTCCAGGCCTGCGGGGCAGCAGGTCCTGGGCTGTGTCGC from Pirellulales bacterium harbors:
- a CDS encoding putative sulfate exporter family transporter → MEQRRTFSDDLQAIAVAGTLLALAVAAEGAGFGPTLRGWLQNPKGWSQSPAESLQGVSGGLVVAAAALLAGLCVVTPGRIRLALAFVPVFALAVVAVVLSKQAVVRYYGLEYAVWALLLGGLLSNLCGVPHSWRPAVRTELYLKSGLILLGAEVLLQNLLALGLPGICISWLVTPIVLVTTFWFGQRVLRIESPSLNMVISADMSVCGVSAAIATAAACRAKREELSVAIGLSLAFTAAMMVAMPPVVRLLGLGPVVGGAWIGGTIDSTGAVGVAGAMLGDQALLVATTVKMIQNVLIGIVAFGVATYWVAFVERQGGAKPDAREIWRRMPKFVLGFLAVSAAFTAGSLSSPAGEELVAGATGATAVLRGWFFALAFVSIGLETNVSVLRRQLAGGKALALYVTGQGLNLALTLAVAYAAFTWWFPNAAQTLDK